A region from the Mycolicibacterium litorale genome encodes:
- a CDS encoding alpha/beta hydrolase has protein sequence MTPTQDVESRLHPALRRFAAARTDLSPGNLGFVRESLDDRRRESAAALDVAGVEITEDRARSGRSAVGVRVYRGGAGPAPAVVYCHSGAFVLGNLDTDHLQCVQFARRAECTVVSVDYRLAPEHPYPAAVEDVMTALRWVAAKSALLQVDPSRIAVAGSSAGAALAALSAQAAATGSAPPVVFQLLHQPVLDDRPTPSRHEFTTTPGFDGAAVEQMWRHYRPADGAVPARSTGLTGLPPAFLSCSELDPLRDEALDYARRLLAAGVSTELHLFSGTCHGFDSLLPDWDTSRRLFDLQTAALRRALHD, from the coding sequence TTGACCCCCACCCAGGACGTCGAGTCGCGGCTGCACCCCGCGCTGAGGCGGTTCGCCGCGGCCCGCACCGACCTGTCGCCGGGAAACCTCGGCTTCGTGCGGGAATCGCTCGACGACCGGCGACGCGAGAGTGCGGCGGCGCTCGACGTGGCCGGTGTCGAGATCACCGAGGATCGGGCACGGTCCGGGCGGTCCGCGGTGGGCGTGCGGGTCTACCGCGGCGGAGCCGGCCCGGCGCCCGCGGTGGTGTACTGCCATTCCGGCGCCTTCGTGCTGGGCAACCTCGACACCGATCACCTGCAGTGCGTGCAGTTCGCCCGGCGCGCCGAGTGCACCGTCGTCTCCGTCGACTACCGGCTGGCGCCCGAACACCCGTATCCCGCCGCCGTCGAGGACGTGATGACCGCGCTGCGCTGGGTCGCCGCGAAATCAGCCCTCCTGCAGGTGGATCCGTCGCGTATCGCGGTCGCCGGCAGCAGCGCCGGCGCGGCACTGGCGGCGCTGTCGGCTCAGGCGGCCGCCACGGGGTCCGCGCCGCCCGTGGTGTTCCAGCTTCTGCACCAACCCGTCCTGGACGACCGGCCGACTCCCTCGCGCCACGAGTTCACCACGACCCCGGGGTTCGACGGCGCCGCCGTCGAGCAGATGTGGCGTCACTACCGTCCCGCGGACGGCGCGGTGCCTGCCCGCAGCACCGGCCTCACGGGTCTGCCGCCCGCATTCCTCAGCTGCTCCGAACTCGACCCGTTACGCGACGAAGCCCTCGACTATGCACGGCGCCTGCTCGCCGCCGGCGTGTCGACCGAACTCCACCTGTTCTCGGGCACATGCCACGGGTTCGACTCGCTGCTGCCGGATTGGGACACCAGCCGACGGCTTTTCGACCTGCAGACGGCCGCGCTGAGGCGGGCGCTCCACGACTGA
- a CDS encoding SRPBCC family protein produces MGIVTTSSDTAFRHAPEVVYDFVTNPGNWTRTYPGSSYVGRLDSLPLQVGDMWEEGGADSERIFTWQLAMAVRPRLWVFTSVGRLGHDRDGNGGMDGRITVEYQFTRPGADVTLFRRTMTIEAPKDSPMPDGFFRIVNPANIDRYHAAVARELDAQRVSA; encoded by the coding sequence TTGGGCATCGTCACGACCAGCTCGGACACCGCGTTCCGTCATGCGCCCGAGGTCGTCTACGACTTCGTCACCAACCCCGGCAACTGGACCAGGACCTATCCGGGGAGTAGCTACGTCGGCCGCCTCGACAGTCTGCCGCTACAGGTCGGCGACATGTGGGAGGAGGGCGGCGCCGACAGCGAGAGGATCTTCACGTGGCAACTCGCGATGGCGGTCCGCCCGCGCCTGTGGGTGTTCACCTCCGTGGGGCGTCTCGGACACGACCGTGACGGCAACGGCGGCATGGACGGTCGCATCACCGTCGAGTACCAGTTCACCCGGCCCGGTGCGGACGTGACCCTGTTCCGCAGGACGATGACGATCGAGGCGCCGAAGGATTCGCCGATGCCGGACGGCTTCTTCAGGATCGTCAATCCGGCCAACATCGACCGCTACCACGCCGCGGTCGCCCGGGAACTCGACGCCCAGCGCGTCTCGGCCTGA
- a CDS encoding acyl-CoA dehydrogenase family protein, whose product MDFSVVDLSDEDRAFQRELRGFLGAVVTDEVLARDRATGENFDESVHLALGDAGYLAADYRSEAEGGFSAVRRRIWELEIGRAHTPWFHWGTTAMVAHTVERFGSPELRDEVLPGVVSGRLRLCLGYTEPEGGSDVATCKTRAVRDGDDWIVNGAKMFTSNAHNAHYVFLIANTDPAAPKHKSLTMFLLPLDAPGVEIQPLRTVDGDRTNITYYSDVRIGDRYRVGDVNGGWTVLRGALDAEHGTVQRDDDGLQKIAVMTEHITLMAEAVDRIAALLGTPDAEGHRRVDDGAVAHRLGRGIARMEAAMSTPEMFGRVAIAQTMRDVSPDLMDLLGAAGALPTGTPGAADDGGAEYVFRLAGPTGIYGGTLEVFRNMIARHALGLAPPVTAAR is encoded by the coding sequence ATGGACTTCTCCGTCGTCGACCTGTCCGACGAAGACCGGGCCTTCCAGCGTGAGCTCCGGGGGTTCCTGGGTGCGGTGGTGACCGACGAGGTGCTCGCCCGCGACCGGGCGACGGGGGAGAACTTCGACGAGAGCGTCCATCTGGCGCTCGGCGACGCGGGTTACCTCGCCGCCGACTACCGCAGCGAGGCCGAGGGTGGCTTCTCCGCGGTCCGCAGGCGCATCTGGGAACTCGAGATCGGCCGGGCGCACACGCCCTGGTTCCACTGGGGTACCACCGCGATGGTGGCGCACACGGTCGAGCGGTTCGGCTCGCCGGAACTGCGGGACGAAGTGCTCCCCGGCGTCGTCTCCGGCCGGCTGCGACTGTGTCTGGGCTACACCGAACCGGAAGGCGGCTCCGATGTGGCGACGTGCAAGACCAGGGCCGTGCGCGACGGTGACGACTGGATCGTCAACGGCGCCAAGATGTTCACGTCGAACGCGCATAACGCGCACTACGTCTTCCTGATCGCCAACACCGACCCGGCCGCGCCCAAACACAAGAGCCTCACCATGTTCCTGCTGCCGCTCGATGCGCCGGGCGTGGAGATCCAGCCGCTGCGGACCGTCGACGGCGACCGCACCAACATCACCTACTACAGCGACGTCCGGATCGGCGACCGTTACCGCGTCGGTGACGTCAACGGAGGCTGGACGGTGTTGCGCGGTGCGTTGGACGCCGAACACGGCACGGTGCAGCGCGACGACGACGGACTGCAGAAGATCGCGGTGATGACCGAGCACATCACGCTGATGGCGGAGGCGGTGGACCGGATCGCCGCCCTCCTCGGCACGCCCGACGCCGAGGGGCATCGACGCGTCGACGACGGCGCGGTCGCCCACCGGTTGGGCCGCGGGATCGCCCGGATGGAGGCGGCGATGAGCACCCCCGAGATGTTCGGCCGAGTGGCGATCGCCCAGACCATGCGTGACGTCTCGCCGGATCTGATGGATCTGCTCGGCGCCGCCGGCGCACTGCCGACCGGCACACCCGGCGCCGCCGACGACGGTGGCGCGGAGTATGTGTTCCGGCTCGCCGGCCCGACCGGGATCTACGGCGGCACCCTCGAGGTCTTCCGCAACATGATCGCCCGACACGCCCTCGGCCTCGCGCCGCCCGTCACAGCCGCGCGATGA